A stretch of the Rhodothermales bacterium genome encodes the following:
- the sufD gene encoding Fe-S cluster assembly protein SufD codes for MTTEKSLETTLIESFDQKVGLLGNGTTDPWLVDRRRAIKQFAEAGFPAAKSEAYKYTPVSKWLGDGSSLELNRPETSPTSPLQDFEGWHIHTLDGRPMNANLQGLPDGVTVSSLREAYETHTALVQEYLSKAVAGNADPFASLATAFADDGVFIHVAEGVHLDKPLYIHHSRLSTNGFIQPRVLLVAARNAHAHVVEHFGPAGAGTSFENRVVEMFVGAEANVRHLVIFEREPQARFVNTLHVHQAESSVFSTNHITLGGDLVRHNLHFLPDAEHCETHLNGLYIARNGSHIDNHTMVDHAKPNCFSNELFKGIIADGSTGVFNGKVLVRQDAQKINAYQSSKSILLDRSARIFAKPELEIYADDVKCSHGATTGELDKEALFYLQSRGIPAKRARTMLIEAFARDVIELVTIEPLRDYLNTRITEQLSL; via the coding sequence ATGACCACGGAAAAATCATTGGAAACGACGCTGATCGAGTCCTTCGATCAGAAAGTCGGACTGCTCGGAAACGGTACGACCGACCCTTGGCTGGTAGACCGGCGACGCGCCATCAAGCAGTTCGCCGAGGCCGGTTTCCCCGCGGCCAAGTCGGAAGCGTACAAGTACACACCCGTCTCCAAGTGGCTCGGCGATGGGTCATCCCTCGAACTGAATCGTCCGGAAACGTCTCCGACGTCCCCCCTTCAGGATTTCGAAGGATGGCACATCCACACGCTGGATGGGCGCCCGATGAACGCGAACCTCCAAGGGCTGCCCGACGGGGTCACGGTCTCGAGCCTCCGGGAGGCGTATGAAACGCACACCGCCCTCGTCCAGGAGTACCTGTCGAAGGCAGTAGCCGGGAATGCCGATCCATTCGCATCGCTTGCCACGGCTTTTGCGGACGATGGCGTGTTCATCCATGTTGCCGAAGGCGTGCACCTGGACAAACCGCTGTACATACACCACTCCCGGCTATCGACCAACGGGTTCATCCAGCCACGCGTGCTGCTGGTGGCCGCCCGCAACGCGCATGCCCACGTGGTTGAGCACTTCGGTCCGGCCGGTGCCGGTACGTCGTTCGAAAATCGCGTCGTGGAGATGTTCGTGGGTGCAGAAGCCAATGTCCGGCACCTGGTCATTTTCGAACGGGAGCCGCAAGCCCGTTTCGTCAACACGTTGCATGTGCATCAGGCCGAGTCCAGCGTATTCTCCACCAATCACATTACGCTCGGTGGCGATCTCGTCCGGCACAACCTGCATTTCCTTCCGGACGCCGAGCACTGCGAGACCCATTTGAACGGTCTCTACATTGCGCGGAACGGTTCCCATATCGACAATCACACGATGGTGGATCACGCCAAGCCCAATTGCTTCTCGAACGAGTTGTTCAAGGGCATCATTGCCGACGGCTCCACCGGTGTTTTCAACGGCAAGGTCCTGGTTCGACAGGATGCCCAGAAGATCAATGCCTACCAGTCTTCCAAGAGCATCCTCCTGGACCGGTCCGCCCGGATTTTCGCGAAGCCGGAATTGGAAATCTACGCGGACGATGTGAAGTGCAGTCACGGAGCGACCACGGGCGAACTGGACAAAGAAGCCCTCTTTTACCTGCAAAGCCGCGGAATTCCGGCGAAGCGCGCCCGCACCATGCTCATTGAAGCCTTTGCCCGTGACGTGATTGAACTCGTCACCATCGAGCCCTTGCGCGACTACCTGAACACACGCATAACAGAACAGCTGTCCTTGTGA
- a CDS encoding SufS family cysteine desulfurase has translation MIASPPDIRRDFPALATHVHGYPVAYLDNAATAQKPQAVLDRMAHYYREENANVHRGVHTLSQLATTAFEAARDRIQSYIGAANRSEIVFTRGTTDAINLVASSWGRTNLGPGKTVLLTAMEHHSNIVPWQLICAETGARVRAVHVLENGELDYEDYQRALMEDDVAIVGVVHASNTLGTVNPVKRMIADAHAFGVPVLLDGAQALPHGPVNVQDLDCDFYCFSSHKAFGPTGFGVLYGKEALLDDMPPYQGGGDMIEEVDFSGTTFNELPHKFEAGTPHIAGAIGFAAALDYVESVGHAWIRTQEQDLLARATRALTELPGLRIVGTARDKVSVVSFLLGDAHPYDVGTILDRLGIAVRTGHHCTQPLMKRFGIPGTVRASFAFYNTTDEIDRLVDGLRKAHKMLS, from the coding sequence GTGATCGCATCCCCTCCCGATATCCGCCGGGACTTTCCAGCACTCGCCACCCACGTTCACGGCTACCCCGTGGCCTACCTGGACAATGCGGCGACGGCCCAGAAGCCCCAGGCCGTCCTGGACCGGATGGCGCACTATTACCGGGAGGAGAATGCCAACGTACACCGGGGTGTGCATACCCTCAGTCAGTTGGCCACGACGGCGTTCGAAGCCGCCCGGGATCGCATCCAGTCGTACATCGGGGCCGCCAACCGTTCGGAAATCGTATTCACCCGGGGGACGACGGACGCCATCAACCTGGTGGCATCATCGTGGGGTCGCACGAATCTGGGTCCCGGAAAGACGGTGCTGCTCACGGCCATGGAGCACCACTCCAACATTGTCCCCTGGCAACTCATCTGTGCCGAAACCGGCGCCCGCGTCCGCGCCGTGCACGTACTGGAGAACGGGGAGTTGGATTACGAAGACTACCAGCGCGCACTCATGGAAGACGATGTCGCCATCGTAGGTGTGGTGCACGCATCGAACACGTTGGGTACCGTGAATCCCGTGAAGCGGATGATTGCGGATGCACACGCCTTCGGGGTACCGGTACTCCTGGACGGTGCCCAGGCCCTGCCGCATGGTCCCGTCAACGTCCAGGACCTGGACTGCGATTTCTACTGCTTCTCCAGCCACAAGGCGTTCGGACCCACCGGCTTCGGCGTACTGTACGGCAAGGAGGCCCTGCTGGACGACATGCCCCCGTACCAAGGTGGCGGTGACATGATCGAAGAGGTGGATTTCAGCGGGACGACGTTCAATGAACTGCCCCACAAGTTCGAGGCGGGCACGCCCCATATTGCAGGCGCCATCGGATTCGCCGCCGCCCTGGACTACGTGGAATCCGTGGGTCATGCCTGGATCCGGACCCAGGAACAGGATCTCCTGGCCCGGGCCACCCGCGCTCTGACCGAGTTGCCGGGACTCAGGATTGTGGGAACAGCCCGCGACAAAGTGTCGGTGGTCTCATTCCTTCTGGGTGATGCCCATCCGTATGATGTCGGCACCATCCTGGACCGGCTGGGCATTGCGGTCCGTACGGGCCACCACTGCACCCAACCCCTCATGAAGCGCTTCGGCATTCCCGGGACGGTCCGAGCATCCTTCGCGTTCTACAATACGACGGACGAAATCGACCGATTGGTCGATGGCCTCCGCAAGGCCCACAAGATGCTGTCATGA
- a CDS encoding tetratricopeptide repeat protein — MRHFLFATFLVVLLALPASSSAQNRVALLTDINGTVEVARAGSQSFAPAEWGTQLFEGDRIRTAENARTALLFANGNMLSLEGNASMTVSASSIASPALSGPVRELDGELLAVASDVMLHRAGEGEIAVLGGLRNAPSSEALQAAYPVNTLIPNAVPTFSWTAVDGFDLYTIKVQSAGTTIWSGATDASELQYPATAPALVSGVSYYWQVEAEDMLDVVSSPLYSFEVADDETAASVEANRARIQSMFHGQTESSEFWYVLGTYYAGQDLLGDAVIAFNRIATQHPQSASVHRILGRLYSQTGQKDAAIQALQKAVSLSQKD, encoded by the coding sequence ATGCGACACTTCCTCTTTGCCACCTTTCTGGTGGTCCTCCTCGCATTACCTGCGTCCTCCAGTGCCCAGAACCGTGTCGCCCTCCTGACGGACATCAACGGTACCGTCGAAGTGGCCCGCGCGGGCTCGCAATCCTTCGCTCCTGCCGAATGGGGCACCCAACTCTTCGAAGGCGATCGAATCCGCACGGCCGAGAACGCCCGGACCGCCCTCCTCTTCGCCAACGGCAACATGCTGTCCCTCGAGGGGAATGCCAGCATGACGGTCAGCGCATCTTCCATAGCATCCCCGGCCTTGTCGGGACCCGTCCGCGAACTCGATGGCGAGCTGCTGGCCGTAGCGTCCGACGTCATGTTGCACCGGGCCGGGGAAGGTGAGATTGCCGTCCTGGGCGGCCTCAGGAACGCGCCCTCTTCGGAGGCCTTGCAAGCAGCCTACCCCGTGAATACGCTCATACCGAACGCGGTACCCACGTTTTCATGGACGGCCGTGGACGGTTTCGACCTGTACACCATCAAGGTGCAATCCGCAGGTACCACCATCTGGTCCGGAGCAACGGATGCCTCGGAACTCCAGTACCCTGCCACGGCCCCTGCGCTGGTTTCCGGCGTGAGCTACTACTGGCAGGTCGAAGCCGAGGACATGCTCGACGTGGTCTCTTCTCCACTCTACTCGTTTGAAGTGGCGGATGACGAAACGGCCGCGTCTGTCGAGGCCAACCGGGCCCGCATCCAGTCCATGTTTCACGGACAGACCGAGTCCAGCGAATTCTGGTACGTGCTCGGGACGTATTACGCGGGACAGGACCTCCTCGGCGATGCCGTCATCGCGTTCAACCGGATCGCCACGCAGCATCCCCAGTCTGCTTCCGTTCACCGGATCCTCGGCCGTCTGTACAGCCAGACGGGCCAGAAAGACGCCGCAATCCAGGCTCTCCAGAAAGCCGTAAGTCTTTCGCAGAAAGACTGA
- a CDS encoding SufE family protein gives MTEIQDRARALVDEFAMFDDWMDKYQYLIDLGASVPAIEDAFRTDTYRIQGCQAQVWLHAEPHGQRIHFTADSDAQITRGLIAALLRVLNDQPAESVAAADLSFLDEIGMKEHLSPTRKNGLDSMIKQIRLYAAAIAASQSE, from the coding sequence ATGACCGAGATCCAGGACCGTGCACGTGCGCTCGTGGACGAATTTGCGATGTTTGATGACTGGATGGACAAATACCAGTACCTGATAGACCTGGGGGCGTCAGTACCGGCCATCGAAGACGCCTTCCGGACAGACACCTACCGGATCCAGGGATGTCAGGCCCAGGTGTGGTTGCACGCCGAGCCCCACGGCCAACGCATCCATTTCACAGCCGATTCCGACGCCCAGATTACCCGCGGCCTCATTGCCGCCCTGCTCCGCGTCCTCAATGACCAGCCCGCAGAATCCGTTGCTGCGGCCGACCTGTCCTTCCTGGATGAGATCGGAATGAAGGAGCACCTTTCGCCGACGCGGAAGAACGGACTCGACAGCATGATCAAACAGATCCGGCTCTATGCAGCCGCGATTGCAGCCTCCCAATCCGAATGA
- a CDS encoding iron-sulfur cluster assembly accessory protein: protein MTHTETIIELSGPAKAKILQTAAAENVDMDASRLRIAVVPGGCSGLTYDLGWDTTVTEKDTTDVIDGIPVVIDARSAAYLNGSRLDFSDGLEGKGFHFHNPQAVRNCACGESFGL from the coding sequence ATGACGCACACAGAAACGATCATTGAACTGAGTGGTCCGGCAAAAGCCAAGATCCTGCAGACCGCGGCGGCGGAAAATGTGGATATGGATGCGTCTCGGTTGCGGATTGCCGTCGTCCCCGGCGGATGTTCCGGCCTGACCTACGACCTGGGATGGGATACCACCGTGACGGAGAAAGACACGACGGATGTGATCGACGGAATCCCCGTGGTGATCGATGCCCGCAGCGCAGCGTACCTCAACGGATCCCGTCTCGATTTCTCGGATGGCCTGGAGGGCAAGGGGTTCCATTTCCACAACCCACAGGCGGTCCGGAACTGTGCCTGCGGCGAGAGCTTCGGTCTTTGA
- a CDS encoding DUF59 domain-containing protein, whose amino-acid sequence MTDPKPETTKDGKTPSGHVVDASSALNAPKSDDASVEIDLSDEPTDEELEAKIVEAIKTVYDPEIPVNVYDLGLIYGVDINPDRTVLITMTLTTPNCPAAGFLPGQVEQRVRHLRHVRDARVEITFDPPFTPDMMSDEAKLELGFL is encoded by the coding sequence ATGACCGATCCCAAGCCCGAAACGACCAAAGACGGCAAGACGCCTTCGGGACATGTCGTGGATGCCAGTTCCGCATTGAATGCGCCGAAGAGCGATGACGCATCGGTCGAAATCGATCTCTCGGACGAGCCCACCGATGAGGAGCTCGAGGCCAAGATCGTCGAGGCCATCAAGACGGTGTATGACCCCGAGATCCCGGTCAACGTATACGATCTGGGCCTCATTTACGGGGTCGACATCAATCCCGACCGGACGGTGCTGATCACCATGACGCTGACCACCCCGAACTGCCCGGCTGCCGGGTTCCTTCCAGGTCAGGTGGAGCAGCGCGTGCGGCACTTGCGGCACGTCCGGGATGCCCGTGTCGAAATCACGTTCGATCCCCCGTTCACGCCGGACATGATGTCCGACGAAGCCAAATTGGAACTCGGTTTCCTGTAA
- a CDS encoding DUF192 domain-containing protein produces MRFVLILAVSFSLSASLAACGSPDSDSGSDNKPSAESTVSIPFRDDGSLSFIRDGEVFKDIRIEIADTDSTRTRGLMQRTSLPTDSGMLFLFDREEEQSFWMANTPLALDLIFIRADSTVLRIAKYVQPMSPDPVTSNGPARFVLEVPAGYSDTIGVIEGDRLRWERNP; encoded by the coding sequence ATGCGATTTGTCCTGATACTGGCCGTTTCCTTTTCGCTTTCCGCATCCCTGGCCGCATGTGGCTCCCCGGATTCGGATTCCGGCTCCGATAACAAGCCCTCCGCAGAATCCACCGTGTCCATCCCGTTCCGGGATGACGGGTCGCTCTCGTTCATTCGCGACGGAGAGGTCTTCAAGGATATCCGGATTGAGATTGCCGATACCGACTCCACGCGGACCCGCGGTCTCATGCAGCGGACCTCCCTCCCGACCGATTCGGGCATGTTGTTCCTGTTCGACCGGGAGGAAGAGCAATCCTTCTGGATGGCCAACACGCCACTGGCCCTCGACCTCATCTTCATCCGCGCCGATTCAACCGTGCTGCGGATTGCGAAGTACGTTCAGCCCATGTCGCCCGACCCCGTGACATCGAACGGACCGGCCCGGTTCGTGCTCGAAGTCCCGGCTGGTTACAGCGATACCATCGGCGTGATTGAAGGAGACCGTCTGCGCTGGGAGCGCAACCCCTGA
- a CDS encoding CHAT domain-containing tetratricopeptide repeat protein → MRLLHTLILLSMLIPGVARAQDAPQDAAALPDSVNLEQRLTVKPVVEAWLEQAMRASTASERDAWTIRAGALARAFQDTYGESSLMVRVEAARTWSAEQRAVKLHADSLYDEAFARRSDAETRGEAHALYLQALELYRGIGDLAGEAETLGQLGYVNWWLDPERALYRSWNEQALEKRRELGDLQLVGNSLNDLGVYHRVISREPERALAYYLEAEGIRWNIGDSLAQSRMIPNIALSYEALGDYDAATTYFQKGAELYIAVGDTARSIGQRNNAIGLLTDYMEMHSDALVELLRLKSDLRAINDARAEALVSNSMGIVYRRLGDFESAIQHYQEVIRLAEEHDLPDLLASAQNNIGVVFIWTGRPDRAVPWFERSLGLSREQDDPEGELNAMVNLGSAHFESREYQQSLDFLDQARTLADTLSSVPTLGTIHTGLGNALLRSGRPDAATEQYMEALDIAREWSLPELEIGALFGLGDVAEQSGQADQAYAWYEQGFGAMESTRGLLRASEDKAGWLAQSRYLFEDVVDFLTQEAIHTGDSRWTEAAFNVSEMARARAFSDQLAESIARIDVGVDAELLSDQQILTDNLVYLRQELLDAPDAAARAALKAQIREQEQEFDRVERALREQNPAYADLRYPDPIDLAGLQGTLRPGQVVLAYAVGDSSSTLWAISPDQADIHLLPVRSDLSTRIDVLRFALQDPARVSPAQYAETAGQLHDILIGPASDLVAAASHVTIIADDALHYVPFDALVVEPGTSWATHRYLVNDAAVSYVQSASVLQQLSGRVARAPSKQLLAIGNPDFGGTNTFAALRGASLAPLPFTGDEVRAISGVFDVGSVDVLTGDDATEAAVRERVAGDSYRFVHFATHGLIDDDRPDFSALALTRGASRGEGLLQASEIFNLRIPSDVVVLSACETGLGQLIQGEGMVGLTRAFMYAGAASVVASLWSVADATTAELMTHLYAGMITDGEPVADALRASKRTMLADETTAHPFYWAPFVHFGAHE, encoded by the coding sequence ATGCGCCTCCTCCATACCCTCATCCTCCTGTCCATGTTGATTCCCGGGGTGGCCCGAGCACAGGATGCGCCGCAAGACGCTGCCGCGCTGCCGGACTCGGTGAATCTGGAGCAGCGATTGACGGTGAAGCCGGTCGTGGAAGCATGGTTGGAACAGGCCATGCGGGCGAGCACTGCGTCCGAGCGGGACGCATGGACGATCCGAGCCGGGGCCCTGGCCCGCGCCTTCCAGGATACCTATGGCGAGTCCTCCCTCATGGTGCGGGTGGAGGCGGCACGAACCTGGTCCGCGGAGCAGCGGGCCGTTAAACTGCACGCCGACAGCCTGTATGACGAGGCGTTTGCCCGTCGGAGCGACGCCGAAACCCGGGGAGAAGCGCACGCCCTGTACCTCCAGGCGCTGGAACTCTACCGCGGAATCGGCGACCTGGCTGGCGAAGCCGAGACCCTCGGTCAGCTCGGATACGTGAACTGGTGGCTGGACCCCGAGCGGGCACTATACCGGTCATGGAACGAACAGGCGCTTGAAAAGCGGCGCGAACTTGGCGACCTGCAACTCGTCGGCAACAGCCTGAATGACCTTGGGGTGTACCATCGCGTCATTTCACGTGAGCCGGAACGGGCTCTGGCGTACTACCTCGAGGCCGAGGGCATCCGGTGGAACATAGGCGATTCCCTTGCCCAGAGCCGGATGATCCCGAACATTGCCCTCTCCTATGAGGCCCTCGGCGATTACGATGCGGCGACGACATACTTCCAGAAAGGTGCCGAACTCTACATTGCCGTGGGTGACACGGCCCGGTCCATCGGCCAGCGCAACAATGCCATCGGACTGCTGACCGATTACATGGAGATGCATTCGGACGCGCTCGTGGAGCTGCTCCGACTGAAGTCCGATCTGCGCGCCATCAACGATGCACGTGCAGAAGCCCTCGTGTCCAACTCCATGGGTATTGTCTACCGGCGCCTCGGGGACTTCGAATCCGCCATCCAGCACTACCAGGAGGTCATCCGCCTGGCCGAGGAGCATGACCTGCCCGACCTTCTGGCCAGTGCCCAGAACAACATCGGCGTGGTCTTCATCTGGACCGGCCGGCCGGATCGGGCGGTGCCGTGGTTCGAGCGCTCGCTGGGGTTGTCCCGGGAGCAGGACGATCCGGAGGGCGAATTGAACGCCATGGTCAATCTGGGCAGCGCTCACTTCGAGTCGCGTGAATACCAGCAATCCCTGGACTTCCTGGACCAGGCCCGGACCCTGGCCGATACGCTCTCCAGCGTCCCGACCCTGGGCACCATCCATACCGGTCTCGGAAACGCCCTCCTCCGTTCGGGCCGCCCGGACGCGGCCACCGAACAGTACATGGAGGCACTGGATATTGCCCGCGAGTGGTCTCTTCCCGAGTTGGAAATCGGAGCGTTGTTCGGGTTGGGCGATGTGGCCGAACAGTCCGGACAGGCCGACCAGGCCTACGCCTGGTACGAGCAGGGCTTTGGCGCCATGGAATCCACCCGGGGGTTGCTACGGGCTTCCGAGGACAAGGCGGGCTGGTTGGCCCAGAGTCGCTACTTGTTTGAGGACGTCGTGGACTTCCTGACCCAGGAAGCCATTCACACGGGCGATTCCCGTTGGACCGAAGCGGCCTTCAACGTATCGGAGATGGCGCGCGCGCGGGCCTTCTCGGATCAACTGGCCGAGTCCATTGCCCGGATTGACGTAGGCGTCGACGCCGAACTGCTCTCCGATCAGCAGATCCTGACCGACAATCTGGTGTACTTGCGCCAGGAGCTGCTGGACGCGCCCGATGCCGCTGCGCGTGCCGCGTTGAAGGCCCAGATCCGGGAACAGGAACAGGAATTCGACCGCGTGGAACGGGCCCTCCGTGAACAGAATCCGGCTTATGCAGATCTGCGCTACCCGGATCCGATCGACCTCGCGGGTCTGCAGGGCACGCTCCGTCCCGGACAAGTCGTGCTTGCCTATGCGGTCGGCGACTCAAGCTCCACACTGTGGGCCATCTCCCCGGACCAGGCGGACATCCACCTGCTGCCCGTCCGCAGCGACCTCTCCACCCGGATTGACGTGCTGCGGTTCGCGCTGCAGGATCCGGCCCGCGTCAGTCCCGCCCAGTACGCAGAGACCGCCGGCCAGCTTCATGACATCCTGATCGGTCCGGCTTCCGACCTGGTCGCGGCGGCTTCCCACGTCACGATCATTGCGGATGATGCACTGCACTATGTGCCGTTCGATGCGCTCGTGGTGGAACCCGGAACGTCCTGGGCGACGCACCGCTACCTCGTGAATGACGCAGCCGTGTCGTACGTGCAGTCGGCCAGTGTGCTTCAGCAGCTTTCCGGGCGCGTGGCCCGAGCCCCTTCCAAACAGTTGCTGGCCATCGGAAACCCTGATTTCGGCGGTACGAATACGTTCGCCGCGCTGCGTGGGGCATCCCTGGCGCCCCTGCCCTTCACGGGCGATGAAGTGCGTGCCATTTCCGGCGTATTCGATGTCGGCAGCGTGGATGTCCTGACGGGCGATGACGCTACGGAAGCCGCCGTCCGGGAGCGCGTGGCCGGCGATTCCTACCGATTCGTCCATTTTGCCACGCACGGGCTGATAGATGATGACCGCCCGGATTTCTCGGCGCTCGCGCTTACCCGCGGCGCATCGAGGGGCGAGGGCCTGCTGCAGGCATCCGAAATATTCAATCTGCGGATTCCATCCGACGTGGTCGTCCTGTCGGCGTGCGAGACGGGCCTCGGACAACTCATCCAGGGCGAAGGCATGGTGGGCTTGACGCGGGCGTTCATGTACGCCGGTGCCGCATCGGTCGTCGCCAGTCTCTGGAGTGTGGCCGATGCCACCACCGCCGAGCTCATGACGCATCTTTATGCGGGCATGATCACGGACGGCGAGCCTGTGGCCGACGCGCTTCGTGCATCGAAACGTACCATGTTGGCCGACGAGACCACGGCCCACCCCTTCTACTGGGCGCCATTCGTGCACTTCGGTGCGCACGAATAA
- the sufC gene encoding Fe-S cluster assembly ATPase SufC: MLDIKNLHVSIEEDGTEILKGLDLKVGPGEVHAIMGPNGSGKSTLASVLAGRDGYEVTEGTISFQGDDLLELEADERARKGLFLAFQYPVELPGVSMSNFLKQAVSSVREYRGLPDLSASEFLALMREKAALVNLDPSLKARAVNEGFSGGEKKRNEIFQLAMLDPSLAVLDETDSGLDIDALRVVADGVNSLRNANRSFVVITHYQRLLDYIVPDHVHVLVGGRIVRSGGKELALELEERGYDWIREETGMIAQ, encoded by the coding sequence ATGCTGGATATCAAAAACCTCCACGTCTCCATAGAGGAAGACGGTACGGAAATCCTGAAAGGCCTGGACCTGAAGGTGGGCCCCGGTGAAGTACATGCCATCATGGGCCCGAACGGATCGGGCAAGAGTACGCTCGCATCGGTGCTTGCCGGCCGTGACGGCTACGAAGTCACAGAGGGTACCATTTCATTCCAGGGGGACGACCTCCTGGAGTTGGAAGCGGACGAGCGGGCGCGCAAGGGGCTTTTCCTGGCGTTCCAGTATCCGGTTGAACTGCCGGGTGTCTCGATGTCCAACTTCCTGAAACAGGCCGTTTCTTCGGTCCGCGAATACCGTGGTCTGCCCGATCTGTCGGCCAGCGAGTTCCTCGCGCTCATGCGTGAAAAGGCCGCATTGGTCAACTTGGATCCGTCCCTCAAGGCCCGTGCAGTCAACGAAGGGTTCTCGGGCGGTGAAAAGAAGCGCAACGAGATCTTCCAGTTGGCCATGCTGGATCCCTCGTTGGCCGTGCTGGATGAAACGGATTCGGGACTGGACATCGACGCCCTGCGTGTCGTTGCCGATGGCGTCAACTCGTTGCGCAATGCCAACCGCTCGTTCGTGGTCATTACCCACTACCAGCGCCTGCTCGACTACATCGTACCCGACCATGTCCACGTCCTGGTGGGTGGCCGCATTGTGCGCTCGGGTGGCAAGGAATTGGCACTGGAGCTCGAAGAACGGGGCTACGACTGGATCCGTGAAGAAACCGGAATGATCGCTCAATAA
- the sufB gene encoding Fe-S cluster assembly protein SufB — protein MSTEFLQEVADSEYKYGFVTDIESDKAANGLSEETVRYISARKNEPEWLLEWRLKALDHFMSLLEDNKIPTWAHLKIAEIDFQSISYWSSPKKKPTLSSLDEVDPQLIDTFNRLGIPLMEQKRLAGVAVDVVMDSVSVTTTFKKELAEKGVIFCSFGEAVQEHPELVRKYLGSVVPRTDNLYAALNSAVFSDGSFCYIPKGVRCPMELSTYFRINEAGTGQFERTLIVADEGSYVSYLEGCTAPSRDENQLHAAVVEIIAHKDAEVKYSTIQNWYPGSKEGKGGVYNFVTKRGICEGSGSKISWTQLETGSAITWKYPSVILKGDNSVGEFYSVAFTKGHQQADTGTKMIHIGKNTTSTIISKGISGGQSQNSYRGLVKINRGAENARNFSQCDSMLLGDRCGAHTFPYLEINNPTAKVEHEATTSKVGEDQIFYCQQRGISETDAIKLIVNGFCKEILAKLPMEFAVEARNLLAIELEGSVG, from the coding sequence ATGAGCACAGAGTTCCTTCAAGAAGTTGCAGATTCCGAGTACAAATACGGATTCGTAACCGACATCGAGTCGGACAAGGCCGCCAATGGGCTGAGCGAAGAAACGGTCCGGTACATCTCCGCCCGGAAAAACGAACCGGAGTGGTTGCTGGAATGGCGGCTCAAGGCGTTGGACCATTTCATGTCCCTGCTCGAGGACAACAAGATTCCGACCTGGGCGCACCTCAAGATCGCTGAAATCGACTTCCAGTCCATTTCCTACTGGTCGTCTCCGAAGAAGAAGCCCACCCTCTCCAGCCTGGACGAGGTTGATCCACAGCTCATTGACACCTTCAATCGGCTGGGCATTCCGTTGATGGAGCAGAAGCGTTTGGCCGGGGTCGCGGTTGACGTGGTCATGGACTCCGTATCCGTGACGACGACCTTCAAGAAGGAACTGGCGGAGAAAGGTGTCATTTTCTGCTCATTCGGCGAAGCCGTCCAGGAGCATCCCGAACTCGTCCGCAAGTACCTGGGAAGCGTCGTTCCCCGAACCGACAACCTGTATGCCGCCCTCAACTCCGCGGTATTCTCCGACGGATCGTTCTGCTATATCCCGAAGGGCGTCCGTTGCCCCATGGAATTGTCCACGTACTTCCGGATAAATGAGGCGGGAACGGGACAATTCGAGCGCACGCTCATCGTGGCCGACGAAGGTTCCTATGTGAGTTATCTGGAGGGGTGCACGGCACCGTCCCGGGACGAAAACCAGTTGCATGCCGCGGTTGTGGAGATCATTGCCCACAAGGACGCCGAAGTGAAGTACTCGACCATCCAGAACTGGTATCCCGGCAGCAAGGAGGGCAAAGGTGGTGTATACAACTTCGTGACCAAGCGCGGCATCTGCGAAGGCAGCGGGTCGAAGATTTCCTGGACCCAGCTCGAAACCGGCAGCGCCATCACGTGGAAGTATCCGTCGGTCATCCTGAAGGGTGACAACTCCGTGGGCGAATTCTACAGCGTGGCCTTCACGAAGGGACATCAACAGGCCGATACGGGGACCAAGATGATCCACATCGGCAAGAACACCACGTCCACCATCATTTCAAAGGGCATCTCAGGCGGACAGAGCCAGAACTCCTACCGGGGACTGGTCAAGATCAACCGGGGTGCCGAGAATGCCCGCAACTTCTCCCAGTGCGACTCGATGTTGCTGGGCGACCGTTGTGGCGCACACACCTTCCCGTATCTGGAAATCAACAACCCTACGGCCAAGGTCGAACACGAGGCCACGACGTCGAAGGTCGGAGAAGACCAGATTTTCTACTGCCAGCAGCGCGGCATCTCGGAGACGGATGCCATAAAGCTCATCGTGAACGGATTCTGCAAGGAAATCCTGGCCAAGTTGCCCATGGAATTTGCTGTCGAAGCGCGCAATCTGTTGGCCATTGAACTCGAAGGCAGTGTAGGCTGA